The genome window AATTATCAAATTTTGTTATTTAATATTTTTGGCGATGGCAAGATTTTGCGAGATCCTTGCTTGTAAGCGCAGATTAGCGATCGCCCTTTACCCCTTTTTATCAAAAAACTGCGATCGCCCTTTTGGAATTAGTCACAAAGTGCGATCGCCCTTTCTTGCTTTTTCTCAACCAAAGGCGATCGCACTTTTGGAATTTGTCAACAAGGGCGATCGCTCTTTTTGATATGGAAAAGTCGATCCCTCTTTTGTTCTGAGTCAAAAAGGGCGATCGACTTTTATTTAAGCTGCCACGATTGCCGGACTCGGAGGCACTAAATCTTCTTCTTGGCAATACTCAAGATAGCTGGAGATCGCTTCTTTAGCATTGGCGATCGCTTCTTCATAAGTTTTCCCGTAAGTACAGGGCTGCATTGCAATTGTTGCCAACTCTGGCAGTGTTACCAAATACAGTCCATCC of Oscillatoria nigro-viridis PCC 7112 contains these proteins:
- a CDS encoding type II toxin-antitoxin system HicB family antitoxin, translating into MNYRYSLLIQWSQEDGLYLVTLPELATIAMQPCTYGKTYEEAIANAKEAISSYLEYCQEEDLVPPSPAIVAA